In one Tripterygium wilfordii isolate XIE 37 chromosome 22, ASM1340144v1, whole genome shotgun sequence genomic region, the following are encoded:
- the LOC119992224 gene encoding isovaleryl-CoA dehydrogenase, mitochondrial, translating to MQRLFAARTICASIFGNHKRSCFSTSLLFDDTQIQFKESVAQFTAENIAPHASKIDQTNSFPKEVDLWKLMGEFNLLGITAPEEYGGLGLGYLYHCLAMEEISHASGSVGLSYGAHSNLCINQLVRNGSVAQKKKYLPKLISGEHVGALAMSEPNAGSDVVSMKCRADRADGGYVINGNKMWCTNGPSAQTLIVYAKTDTTAGSKGVTAFIIEKGMPGFSTAQKLDKLGMRGSDTCELVFENCFVPEENVLGEEGKGVYIMMSGLDLERLVLSAGPVGIMQACLDVVLPYIRQREQFQRPIGEFQFIQGKVADMYTSLQASRSYVYSVARDCDNGNIHPKDCAGVILYAGERGTQVALQAIQCLGGNGYVNEYPTGRLLRDAKLYEIGAGTSEIRRLIIGRALFKEG from the exons ATGCAGAGGCTTTTCGCGGCGAGGACTATCTGCGCTTCAATCTTTGGCAACCATAAGCGTTCTTGTTTCTCGACTTCGCTGCTCTTTGATGATACTCAAATACAG TTCAAAGAAAGTGTTGCGCAGTTTACTGCTGAAAACATTGCTCCTCATGCTTCAAAAATAGACCAAACAAATTCATTCCCCAAG GAGGTCGACCTATGGAAACTCATGGGAGAATTTAATCTCCTTGGGATTACTGCACCTG AGGAATATGGAGGGCTCGGTCTTGGTTACTTGTATCACTGCCTTGCAATGGAGGAAATTAGCCATGCTTCAGGGTCTGTTGGTCTCTCCTATGGTGCCCATTCTAATCTGTGCATTAATCAATTG GTGAGAAATGGAAGCGTTGCTCAGAAAAAGAAGTATCTTCCAAAG CTCATTAGTGGAGAGCATGTTGGAGCTCTTGCCATGAGTGAACCTAATg CTGGCTCTGATGTTGTTAGCATGAAGTGTAGAGCTGATCGTGCAGATGGTGGTTATGTTATAAATGGGAACAAGATGTGGTGCACCAATGGTCCAAGTGCTCAGACATTG ATCGTGTATGCAAAGACGGACACCACGGCTGGCTCAAAAGGAGTGACAGCATTTATCATTGAGAAGGGAATGCCAGG GTTTAGTACTGCTCAGAAATTGGACAAACTTGGGATGCGAGGAAGTGACAC ATGTGAGCTTGTCTTTGAGAATTGCTTTGTACCAGAAGAAAATGTTCTTGGAGAGGAAGGAAAAG GAGTTTACATCATGATGTCGGGGCTAGACTTGGAGAGGCTTGTTTTGTCTGCTGGACCTGTTGGAATTATGCAGGCATGTTTAGATGTTGTTCTTCCTTACATTCGGCAACGAGAACAATTTCAGCGTCCAATTGGCGAGTTTCAGTTTATACAG GGGAAAGTTGCTGACATGTATACATCTTTACAAGCTTCGAG GTCCTATGTGTATTCTGTTGCTAGGGACTGTGACAATGGAAACATTCACCCTAAG GACTGTGCTGGAGTCATACTTTATGCAGGTGAAAGAGGTACCCAAGTTGCTCTGCAG GCTATACAGTGTTTAGGTGGTAACGGATATGTGAATGAGTACCCAACGGGTCGTCTTCTTCGAGATGCCAAGTTATATGAAATTGGGGCAGGAACTAGTGAGATCAGAAGATTGATCATTGGACGTGCCCTCTTCAAGGAGGGATGA